CGTGTTGTGCCTGCCGACCGATATTCCCAAAGAAATTGAGGTTAATATCGCCGAGATGCATCTTAACGATGTTATCCGCGTCAAGGATATTAAATCGGATAAAGCCGAAATAATTGAAGATGCCGAACATATTGTTGTAAGCGTGGTCGCGCCCAAGGAAGAAAAGGTTGAAACGCCGGTTGCGGCCGCCGGAGCCACCGCTGCGGAACCTGAAGTTATCGCCAAAGGCAAGAAAGAGGAAGGCGAAGAGGGCGCGGCCCCTGATGCCGCCAAGGGAGCCAAGCCGGCCGATGCCGGTCATGCTGCGGGCAAGCCGGAAGACAAAAAACCGGCGGCCCCCAAGAAATAGGCCTTTAGGGTTCGTGACAGAATAATATGAACATTTGGCTGAGTCGATTTTGGAGCGAGCCGAAGCGGCGTGAAGCGACGCGTACTACATGTACGTTAGCGGAACGGCGCAAAGGCGCAGCCCAAAAGCGGCCAGCCCCCCGGGGGAGGCCCATCTTTGAACCGGCTGCCGCGTTGCTCCTCAGTCACATAGACACCGCTATGCTCCTTCGTCGCGCCTTGCATCCGGCTCAAATATGGGCCTCCAAATATCCATATTATTCTGTCACGAGCCCTTAGGAGCGGAAGTTGAATTTCGGCGTATCCGGGATTTGTTCAGCTTCCGCTCCGTCTTTTTCCAAAGGGGGGACTAAAAGTGGTCCGGCGCGTAACACTGGCTGTTTTCCTGGGTAATCCGGGGCGTGAATACGAGGCAACCAGGCACAATATCGGGTTCATGCTGGGGGACCTGGCTGCTCAAAAACTGGCCCCGCAGTTTTTTTGTTCCGCAAAAAAAGGCGGGGGCTGGCGTGATTGGAGGGGGGCTGGGCTTTACCTTGAAGCCCGGCGAAACGGGCAAAAACTTTACCTTTTAAAACCCACCACTTTCATGAATGCTTCAGGAGAAGCCGCGCAAAGTCTGGCCGGTTTCTATAAAATTCCGCCGGAGGAAACACTGACTGTGTCCGACGATATATCCCTGCCGTTTGGCCGCTTGAGGGTGCGGGCCGGAGGCTCTTTCGGGGGGCATCGGGGAATATCCTCATTAATAACCGCGCTGGGCACTCAGGAATTTCCCCGCCTGCGCCTTGGGATCGGCCCAAGGCCCGCGCGCATGGACGCCAAGGATTTTGTGCTTGGAAAATTTTCAAAAGAGGAGGCGGTTTTACTGCCCGCTTTTCTGGGCAGGG
The sequence above is a segment of the Elusimicrobiota bacterium genome. Coding sequences within it:
- the pth gene encoding aminoacyl-tRNA hydrolase, which codes for MVRRVTLAVFLGNPGREYEATRHNIGFMLGDLAAQKLAPQFFCSAKKGGGWRDWRGAGLYLEARRNGQKLYLLKPTTFMNASGEAAQSLAGFYKIPPEETLTVSDDISLPFGRLRVRAGGSFGGHRGISSLITALGTQEFPRLRLGIGPRPARMDAKDFVLGKFSKEEAVLLPAFLGRALEALEAIMDLGTESAMNRYNNVGDTSIS